The segment ACCTTAAGTTAAATACGCTGCGACTGTGCGTAGTACCTTCGAGACATCGCTTGGACACATGGTAGCATACAGCATCAACCAGCACCCAACAGTTCTATTAATGATGCGCTACAGTAgcggtcaaaagaaagtttaaattgTGAATAGTGACCAAAATGAGATGGTCCtattagaaagaattatatgCTATAGATATTTAAACCTTCTTTTTAGCTACCGAAAATGTCTGAGGCACTCAGGGGCGGTTTATGtacaggctaagtaggctgcagcctagagcggaaaattttgggggcggcaaatttctgggagcgataaattttggagaACGGCATTTAGggaagtgataaattttggggaacatcAAATTTTAGAGAGCTACATttagggagcatcaaattttgggaagtggcaTTTAGAGGAGCAATAAATTTTGGGccgcatcaaattttggggagaatcaaattttggggagaatcaaattttggggagaatcaaattttgaggagcggtaAAGTTTGgggagcatccaattttgggaagcggcattttggggagcatcaaatatTGGGAAGCGACAGATTTTGAGGGGCGGAAAATTctggggagcggtaaattttgagcgaaagaaattgggaaaggtttaagCACTCAGAGGctcgagacaactttaaaaactgagttgccatattgaattaattttgaaattgtctcgactcttttaaattaaaatattttatgctatTGCACGGATAAGGTGAAAGAAGCTTGTTACCCTAGGGTGCGCCAAATATCGAAATCCGCCCCTGAAGACACCAtttaagggttaaaataatgcaatacatattttttttagatgtATCCAAGCAATGGTCAAATGAGAAAATATATGGATGCGTATAATTAGCGTTGGATGATTGTGTGACCTACGTGAGAAAAATAAGCGTAGTATGCGCCATCAACTTTTGTGCCCAGCTAGTATAAAAATGGGGAAGGTCGGTTAATGTTAGTCGTTAATGAAGCCGAGCTGCGAGATGCTCCGACACTTACGCACAGACGGCGGAGTCAACGTTCCAACGCTGGTAGCCGTGGAAGTACTTGTAGGGCTGTCCGAACGTTCCGGACTCTTGCCGTTCACCTGCTTCAAGCCGTTCGTACTTAATTGATTGGAAGAACGCTGTTCGTGCGCCACTTTCTGCTCTTTCTTCTGTGAAGAAAGAAACAATCGGTTAGCTTTTAAAAGAATACATTGGTGTTTGGTCGTTTAATAGAGCACGAAGACGTCTACCTGCTTCTGCTTCCGTTTCTTCATCTCCTCCTCCAAACTCATCTTCTCCTGAACCTTAACGAGCCTCTTCTGATGCCTAGCCACCTTTTGTTCGTCCTTCAGTCTTTGCTCCGCTTTGTTCATCGCCTCCAGTAAAGCTTCCTTTAAATGACTACTTAATTTAAAGTGCGGCTTCTCCACTGACGCACTGGCCAGCGCAGCGCGTCTCGCTGCCTCGAAGAACGGGTGTTCCAGCAGGTGCGACACTGTCGGTAAATCTTGCTTCAGCGCTTCGGGTGACAGGATCACCTCGAGCAGGCTTTTCAACGTCGCCTCGCAGTAGGGCAGCTCCGAACAGGTCGCTTCCAACAGCGGCCTCCCAAACGTCATTTCATACAGCACGTGCCCGAACGAGTAAACGTCTACCTGAGTCTGCTTgaaacaataattgatttatcCGCCTGATTAGTAGGTGTACGTGACGCGCGTGTATAAACACGGTAAATTTACTttgcgattcctcaccgatttttatgaaatttagaTAACCATATCACACcagtcggggacacgattctgaacaactttctcCTATACATGTTTTACCGTCGCTcggtcttagtttccgagatattcgcaaaaatattttttaaatttcttgcttTGCTGTTATAATTTGGGTTACTGTTGGGCTAGGTTTAGTATAGATAAACATAAGTGCACTTCACATTCtacaatatattcaattatTATTGAGAACCCTAGAAcgggcgagaggaaacgaaagagtcgacgacaCTTTGATACTTCaagagatatttgcgaaaaacttcggttgacttattccgacacagcGCATTCCAATTTTCAATTTgtctcgggtattagtattggttggggctaaatTAGTGCGGagggcgggcgcgtaaagcatggtggcgaatcgatgtgagtcggggtgttgacgggagcCCCCACATCCAGTGGGTGCTCTCAAAAgcaccctcttcctagcaaaaaaattatgttttagaaacAGAGTCGGGgctgacgggcatccgcaagtttctggttgaagtatccaaacttacatcgattTGCTACCAcgttttacgcgcccccgcactaatctaaccccaaccaGTACTAATATCCGGGAAaagttggaaagtgaaatgcgttgtttcggaataaatcaacagatttttttcgcaaatatctcggaaactaaggccgagcgacggaaacatgtataggaaaaagttgttgaaAATGtgaagttttacaacatatccaaattttattaaatcggtgaggaatcgctaaagtaaataattaacgAAAGCACTTCTATTATACCGTAGCGTGAAGTTTACGCCTTTGCACCACGTAAGGCCGATAAAACGCTGGCAAGCCTAGAAGACCGTTTTCTATATCTAACAGTCTCGCACATCTTTGAGTCAGCAGAATGTTGCCCGTGTGCAAATGCCCGTACGGCAGGCCCTTCTCGTGAAGAAATCCTAAAGCTTCCAAAACCTGTAACAGGTATTATTTAGCTGTAAAGCATGCTTACTCGTCGTCTCAATACCAAAACTATTAATCATCTGACCTGGTAACCATACATTGCAATTTCAGGAACTGTTAACGATTTCGTTTGTTTTGGGTTCCCATACTTTTTCACAAACGGCTGTTTGGGTTTAGCGACGCACAGAGTGTCGCGCAGCGTGCCCGTCTGATGAAAGTTCCTTATCGTTAAGGCTCCGTTCTCCGTCACATGCTGGTAAACGATCGGCTCCGTATAATTGTGCTTTAACGTTCCTAAACTTTTGAACACACCCTGCATATCCTTGTCCTGCAGGTGTTTATCCGGGCCGAATTCCACCCACGCGAGCAATAACTCTTGCTTGGGATTCTGACGATTCTTAACGGTGTAGTAATGCTTCCTTAACCGCCATCCCATGTCGGGAATGGCCTTACAAACTTCGTAGTTCGCATCGCTGCGCAATGCTAGGGACACCTGCTGCAGGGCTATTTCTGAAAATTCATGAATCCAACATGAAACTGCGACTGTTACATATTCATTGTAGAACTGGCTTTCTCTTACGCTACTGTATTGATTAAACTGTTTCGATTAGTATAAGCAGGTTCGTACCATGTAACGGCGCTGTGTAATTTTCCGGATCTAAGAACTTTTTCATAGGAAGAGACGATGCCAATATGGGATTCATTAGTATTGTGTTTAGAAAATTCTGGGAACAGAACGAAAGATTGAATTCGTATAGAATTAATGCCCGACCGTCgtgtagggaattcaatcccgggatcccagcTGTTTTTTGgactccatttttatatttttcagttgttcataaagtaatttacgtttttaaccCAGCGGGAGGTGCACCCCATATTATAACACAGGTTCTCGCTACCAGGTCaagaatacccaaaattgaaacgtaaaaaaccacgctttcagaatattttttttaactttgttaattttatgttaaagtacagtgttttaagaagcaaacaagattTATGAAGTATctcaaaatctttattaaagttctttaaaaaattgtaacaaaaactcagtcttcttaatttttactttgttataaaatttgaataacaaaaattaatcTTCTTGATTCAGTAACAATATCGAATTGAGATCGATATCAGAAGTAGATGCTATAAGCTTATCAACGAACG is part of the Andrena cerasifolii isolate SP2316 chromosome 1, iyAndCera1_principal, whole genome shotgun sequence genome and harbors:
- the LOC143377260 gene encoding PX domain-containing protein kinase-like protein isoform X2, coding for MALFEKRYTNKVLLDDTVKLIGVIENARTIGGHTEYVIRTQRGPLPQNSWRVSRRYNDFVQLNADLSISGIDLALPPKKIIGNMEPDFIAQRQVALQNFLNTILMNPILASSLPMKKFLDPENYTAPLHEIALQQVSLALRSDANYEVCKAIPDMGWRLRKHYYTVKNRQNPKQELLLAWVEFGPDKHLQDKDMQGVFKSLGTLKHNYTEPIVYQHVTENGALTIRNFHQTGTLRDTLCVAKPKQPFVKKYGNPKQTKSLTVPEIAMYGYQVLEALGFLHEKGLPYGHLHTGNILLTQRCARLLDIENGLLGLPAFYRPYVVQRRKLHATTQVDVYSFGHVLYEMTFGRPLLEATCSELPYCEATLKSLLEVILSPEALKQDLPTVSHLLEHPFFEAARRAALASASVEKPHFKLSSHLKEALLEAMNKAEQRLKDEQKVARHQKRLVKVQEKMSLEEEMKKRKQKQKKEQKVAHEQRSSNQLSTNGLKQVNGKSPERSDSPTSTSTATSVGTLTPPSVPGHKS
- the LOC143377260 gene encoding PX domain-containing protein kinase-like protein isoform X3, with the translated sequence MEPDFIAQRQVALQNFLNTILMNPILASSLPMKKFLDPENYTAPLHEIALQQVSLALRSDANYEVCKAIPDMGWRLRKHYYTVKNRQNPKQELLLAWVEFGPDKHLQDKDMQGVFKSLGTLKHNYTEPIVYQHVTENGALTIRNFHQTGTLRDTLCVAKPKQPFVKKYGNPKQTKSLTVPEIAMYGYQVLEALGFLHEKGLPYGHLHTGNILLTQRCARLLDIENGLLGLPAFYRPYVVQRRKLHATTQVDVYSFGHVLYEMTFGRPLLEATCSELPYCEATLKSLLEVILSPEALKQDLPTVSHLLEHPFFEAARRAALASASVEKPHFKLSSHLKEALLEAMNKAEQRLKDEQKVARHQKRLVKVQEKMSLEEEMKKRKQKQKKEQKVAHEQRSSNQLSTNGLKQVNGKSPERSDSPTSTSTATSVGTLTPPSVRVPHGDRAHGKSTIPPPPPPPSNGVADNIPKVANERTALLGSICNFNKTNLRKVADG
- the LOC143377260 gene encoding PX domain-containing protein kinase-like protein isoform X1, yielding MALFEKRYTNKVLLDDTVKLIGVIENARTIGGHTEYVIRTQRGPLPQNSWRVSRRYNDFVQLNADLSISGIDLALPPKKIIGNMEPDFIAQRQVALQNFLNTILMNPILASSLPMKKFLDPENYTAPLHEIALQQVSLALRSDANYEVCKAIPDMGWRLRKHYYTVKNRQNPKQELLLAWVEFGPDKHLQDKDMQGVFKSLGTLKHNYTEPIVYQHVTENGALTIRNFHQTGTLRDTLCVAKPKQPFVKKYGNPKQTKSLTVPEIAMYGYQVLEALGFLHEKGLPYGHLHTGNILLTQRCARLLDIENGLLGLPAFYRPYVVQRRKLHATTQVDVYSFGHVLYEMTFGRPLLEATCSELPYCEATLKSLLEVILSPEALKQDLPTVSHLLEHPFFEAARRAALASASVEKPHFKLSSHLKEALLEAMNKAEQRLKDEQKVARHQKRLVKVQEKMSLEEEMKKRKQKQKKEQKVAHEQRSSNQLSTNGLKQVNGKSPERSDSPTSTSTATSVGTLTPPSVRVPHGDRAHGKSTIPPPPPPPSNGVADNIPKVANERTALLGSICNFNKTNLRKVADG